In Streptomyces sp. P9-A4, the genomic window GGCCCGAGTCGGAGTACCAGGTGCCCGCGCCGTCGGTGCAGTGGCCGGCGGTGAGGAAGTAGTAGTTCCCCGCGCTGTCCTTGACGTTGAACCCGAGCGAGCAGCGCCAGCCGCTCGTGTAGATCGCGTCGCCGCCGGAGATCAGCTTGTTGAAGGTGCCGGGGGTGCGTTCGATGCGCAAGGCGCCCGCGTTGGCTCCGGCCTGCCGCTTGATCTTCGCGATCTCGGCCGGGGAGACGGTGGAGTCCGCGGTGACGACCACCGCGCCGGTGGCGGTGTCGACCCGCCAGGCGGTGCCGGCCACATCGGCGGCGAGTACGGCGTCGCCCGCCGCGGAGAGCTGGGTGGCGCTGAACGTCTGCGCGGAGTCGGCGTTCGCGGTGGGGACGGCGAGCGCCGCGGCGGCGGCGAGTCCTGCGGTGACGGCGAGCAGCCGGATCGTTCTCGTGGGGGTGGTGCGCATGGTCCTCACTTCTCGTTCCTCCCGAGGGGAATCGGGGGCCCGCCGTGGGGTGCCGGGCCCGTGAGGCGCGGCCCGGGGGCCGGCGCTGTGGGGGAGTCTCGGGCCGTACGACTTCACGCCGCAAGGGCGCATTTCGGCCGTGCGGCCATCAACTCCCCAGTAAATCAAGGGACTTGATGGTCCGATCGCCGGATCAGTACAGGCTCACCTTGTACTTGGCGAGCGCCTCGGGCACCGGCTGGAAAAACGTGGTGCCGCCGGTGGAGCAGTTGCCGCTGCCGCCCGAGGTGATGCCGAGCGCCTTGGTGCCGTCGTAGAGCGCGCCGCCGGAGTCGCCGGGCTCGGCGCAGACATCGGTCTGGATCATGCCTCGGACGGTGCCGCCGCCGGAGTAGTGGACGGTGGCGTCGAGGCCGGTGACCGTGCCGCCGTGGGTGCCGGTGGTGGAGCCGGAGCGCTTGACGGACTCCCCCACGTAGGCGTCGGCCGCGCTGAAGCCTCCGGTGTGGCTCAGCGAGGCGTTGTCGTAGCGGACGAGCGCGTAGTCGTTGCCGGGGAAGCTGGACCCGACGGTGGCGCCGATCAGGGTGGACTGCGCGGAGTTGGTGTACCAGGTGTTCGCGATGTTGCCGCAGTGGCCGGCGGTGAGGAAGTAGTACGTGCTCCCGCTGCGTACGTTGAAGCCGAGCGAGCAGCGGTAGCCGCCGCCGTAGATGGCGTCGCCCGCGCCGAGCAGGGGCTTGAAGACGCCGGGGGTGCGCTGGACGCGGAGAGCTCCGGCGTCGGCGCCGGCCGCCGCGCGGATCTTCGCGATCCCCTCCTCGGTGACGGTGGCGTCGGCGGTGACGACGACCCGGCCGGCCGCTCTGTCCACGTACCAGGCGGTGCCGCCGACCCCGGCGGCGTCGACGGCGGCGTCGGCGCGGGCGAGCTGCGCCGCCGCGGCCGGGCCGGGGACGGGGGCGGCCTGGGCGCCGGGAAGTCCGATGGCCGTCACGGCCGCGATGCCGGCGGCGAGGGCGAGCAGACGGGTGCGGGTGTTCCTCACTGTGCTCCTCACAATTCTCCTTCTGGGAAAAGCGGAGGGGCCCGTGGGTGACGGGCCCGTGAGGCGCCATCAGGTGTCGTGTCCCTGACATGCACCGCCAGCGATAGTGGCCCCCTCGGAGCGGACGCACAAGACCGCGGGACGGACGGGTGCCCCCGGCCGTCGCGGCCGGGGGCACCCGTCATCCGTAGCTCTGACACCGCGTCCCAGGTCAGGAGGGGAGCAGCAGCCGCTCCCCCGCCGCCACGGCGGTGTCGAGCGTGTTCCCCGGGGGCGGGAAGGGACAGATGAAGTGGTCCGCGAAGGCGCACGGGGGCAGCAGCGCGCGGTTGAGATCCACGGTCACCGAACCGTCCGCCGCCGGGGCCGCCGGGCGCAGGAACCGGAAGCGGTAGCTGTCCCGGCCGCTGGTGGCGTCCGCGAAGACCGCCCACAGCGAGCCGTCCTCCTCGACGGCCACCTGGAGGGTGTGCTCGCCGCCGTGCAGCTCGAAGACCAGCTCTCCGGCCAGCCCGAGGCCGCGCTCGACGCCGTCGGCGTTCTCCACCCGCACGCTGCGGGTCTCCCCGTACGGGCGGTAGACGCCGGGCACCACCCAGCGCTCGTCGTACGGGGTGGCCTCGATGCCCCGGAAGGCGGCGCGGGCCTCGGAGCCGGGGTCGAAGTCCCGTACCGCCCAGTGCCCTTCCCGCCGCAGCACCACGAGCCGCCGGCCCGCCGACTCGACCCGGGACTCGTGGATCGGGCCGTGGTCGGCGCCGAGCCCGACCGTGCCGGCGAGGGGCTTGCCGTCGACGGTGACCCCGTCCTCGGCGCGGGCACTGAGGAGCACCTCGTCACCGTCCTCCCGCCACTCCCCCGGAACGGCCGGAATTCGCCCCTCCGGGTAGTCCGAGAGCCAGTGGGTGCCCGTGAGGGAGAGCGGGCCGTACGAGGAGGAGACCGCGGCCTCCCGCTGTTCGTGCCAGTGCTGCCAGTCCTGCCGGTGATCCGTACTCATGGTGCTCAACCCTTCCATACGGGCCCGGGAAGCCCGAGGTGCGACCGCAGCGTCGTGCCCGAGTACTCCGTACGGAAGACCCCGCGCTCCTGGAGCAGTGGGACGACCCGGTCGACGAAGCCGTCGAGGCCGCCCGGGGTGAGGTGCGGGACCAGGATGAAGCCGTCGGCGGCGTCCTCGGCGACGAACTCCTCCAGGGCCGCCGCCACCGTCGCCGGGCTGCCGACGAAGGACTGGCGGCTGGAGGACTCGATGACCGTCTGACGGATCGACAGCCCCTTGGCCTCGGAGAGCGCCCGCCACCTCCGGGCCACCGCCACCGGGTCGGCGACCCTCACCCGGCCCTGGACCAGCGCCGATTCGGGGTCGGGGTCGATCTCCGGGAGCGGTCCGTCGGGGTCGTGGCCGGACAGGTCGCGGCCCCAGATCTGCTCCAGGGCGAGGATCGCGTTCTGCGGGGAGACCTGCTGCCGACGGATCTCGGCGGCATGCTCCCGCGCCTCGGCGTCGGTGTCCCCGAGGACGTACGTCACGCCCGGCATGATCTTCAGGTCGCCGGGCCGCCTCCCGTACCGGGCGAGCCGCCCCTTGACGTCGGCGTAGAAGTCCCGGCCCGCCTCCAGGGTCGAATGGCGGGTGAAGATCACGTCGGCGCCCGAGGCGGCGAACTCCCGGCCCTCGGCGGAGTCCCCGGCCTGGATGACGACCGGGTGCCCCTGCGGGGAGCGCGGGACGGTGAACACGCCCTCGATCCCGAACTGCGGCCCGCTGTGCGCGAAGGGCCGCCGCTCGCCGTCCGGGGTCCAGGAGTCCCACAGCTCGCGGGCGGTGGCGAGGAACTCGGCGGCCCGGGTGTACCGGTCGGCGCGGTCCAGATAGCCGCCGCGGCGGAAGTTCTCGCCGGTGAAGGCGTCCGAGGAGGTGACGACGTTCCAGGCGGCCCGGCCCGCGCTGAGGTGGTCGAGCGAGGCGAGCCGGCGGGCCAGTTCGTACGGTTCGTTGAAGGTGGCGTTGACCGTGGCGGCCAGACCGAGCCGGTCGGTGACGGCCGCGAGCGCGTTGAGGACGGTGATCGACTCGGGCCGGCCGACGACGTCCAGGTCGTGGACCCGCCCCGCGTGCTCGCGCAGCCGCAGCCCCTCGGCCAGGAAGAAGAAGTCGAACAGGCCGCGCTCGGCGGTCCTGGCCAGGTGCTCGAAGGAGGAGAAGTCGATCTGCGAACCGGAGCACGGATCGGCCCAGACGGTGGTGGAGTTGACGCCGGGGAAGTGCGCGGCGAGGTGGATCTGCTTCCTGTCCCGGCTCATGCGGTCGCTCCCGTCGTCGCGTACTGGCTGACCGGCCGGGCGAGTCCCAGATGGTCGCGGAGGGTGGTTCCCTCGTGGGCCGTACGGAAGAGGCCCCGGTCCACGAGCCGGCGCACGGTGTCGCCGGTGAACCGCTCCAGGTCCCGTTCGGGGACGGCCGGCACGAGGTGGAAGCCGTCGACCGCGCCGCCGCCGTGCCAGCCGGCGATCAGCTCGGCGAGCGCCCCCGGCCCGCCCTCGTACGCGTCGAGGTCGACGGTCTCCGAGAGCAGGACGCGCAGCTGCCCGGGGTCCCGGCCGTGGGCGCGGGCCCCCTCCCGCAGTTCGGCGCGGAGGGCGGCGGCCTCCTCGGCGGAGGAGGCGCGGATCAGGACCACGTCGGCGTGGCGGGCGGCGGTGTCCCGGGCGGCCGGGCGGGTG contains:
- a CDS encoding S1 family peptidase, which codes for MRTTPTRTIRLLAVTAGLAAAAALAVPTANADSAQTFSATQLSAAGDAVLAADVAGTAWRVDTATGAVVVTADSTVSPAEIAKIKRQAGANAGALRIERTPGTFNKLISGGDAIYTSGWRCSLGFNVKDSAGNYYFLTAGHCTDGAGTWYSDSGRATVLGSTAGSSFPTNDYGIVRYTNSSVTKSGTVGSVDITSAANATVGMSVTRRGSTTGIHSGSVTGLNATVNYGGGDIVYGMIQTNVCAEPGDSGGPLYSGSRAIGLTSGGSGNCSSGGTTFFQPVTEALSAYGVSVY
- a CDS encoding S1 family peptidase — translated: MRSTVRNTRTRLLALAAGIAAVTAIGLPGAQAAPVPGPAAAAQLARADAAVDAAGVGGTAWYVDRAAGRVVVTADATVTEEGIAKIRAAAGADAGALRVQRTPGVFKPLLGAGDAIYGGGYRCSLGFNVRSGSTYYFLTAGHCGNIANTWYTNSAQSTLIGATVGSSFPGNDYALVRYDNASLSHTGGFSAADAYVGESVKRSGSTTGTHGGTVTGLDATVHYSGGGTVRGMIQTDVCAEPGDSGGALYDGTKALGITSGGSGNCSTGGTTFFQPVPEALAKYKVSLY
- a CDS encoding DUF1684 domain-containing protein, which produces MSTDHRQDWQHWHEQREAAVSSSYGPLSLTGTHWLSDYPEGRIPAVPGEWREDGDEVLLSARAEDGVTVDGKPLAGTVGLGADHGPIHESRVESAGRRLVVLRREGHWAVRDFDPGSEARAAFRGIEATPYDERWVVPGVYRPYGETRSVRVENADGVERGLGLAGELVFELHGGEHTLQVAVEEDGSLWAVFADATSGRDSYRFRFLRPAAPAADGSVTVDLNRALLPPCAFADHFICPFPPPGNTLDTAVAAGERLLLPS
- a CDS encoding NtaA/DmoA family FMN-dependent monooxygenase (This protein belongs to a clade of FMN-dependent monooxygenases, within a broader family of flavin-dependent oxidoreductases, the luciferase-like monooxygenase (LMM) family, some of whose members use coenzyme F420 rather than FMN.) — protein: MSRDRKQIHLAAHFPGVNSTTVWADPCSGSQIDFSSFEHLARTAERGLFDFFFLAEGLRLREHAGRVHDLDVVGRPESITVLNALAAVTDRLGLAATVNATFNEPYELARRLASLDHLSAGRAAWNVVTSSDAFTGENFRRGGYLDRADRYTRAAEFLATARELWDSWTPDGERRPFAHSGPQFGIEGVFTVPRSPQGHPVVIQAGDSAEGREFAASGADVIFTRHSTLEAGRDFYADVKGRLARYGRRPGDLKIMPGVTYVLGDTDAEAREHAAEIRRQQVSPQNAILALEQIWGRDLSGHDPDGPLPEIDPDPESALVQGRVRVADPVAVARRWRALSEAKGLSIRQTVIESSSRQSFVGSPATVAAALEEFVAEDAADGFILVPHLTPGGLDGFVDRVVPLLQERGVFRTEYSGTTLRSHLGLPGPVWKG